CCGTCGTCGCGTCCACTCGCAGCTCACGCGCCGCGCCAGCGAGCGAGCCCTGCCTCGCCACCGCGAGCAGGTAGCGGAGGTCGTCCCATCGCATATCCATGCCTGCAATGGTGCAGCAAAGGGCTGCATCTGTGCAGCCCCCCTGGCGCTATCTCGAACCGGACGAAGCGGCGGCACGCCCGACGGCCCCGCGCCAATGGAGGACACCATGTCTCATGCGACGGTGCTGGAACACAACGTGGCCCCCCTGCCTCGCGACCTCTCTCGGGATGAGCGCCTCACGGTGTCGACGGCCGACACCAACCCCGGCCTCGACTTCCCCATCCGCGCGCTCGACGGCTACGCGCTGTCCGGCAAGCTCTTCCCCCACGAGGGCGCCGAGGTGGGCGCCGTGGCCCTCATCACCAGCGCCACCGGGGCCCGCCAGCGCTACTACGCCCGCTTCGCCGCCTTCCTCGCCCGGCGCGGCTTTCCCACCATCACCTACGACTACCGGGGCATCGGCGGCTCCCGCCCGGAGAAGCTCGAGGGCTTCGCCGCGCGCATGGAGGACTGGGGAAGCCAGGACCTCGCGGGCGCCATCGCCACCGTGCGCGAGCGCTTCCCCCGTCGCCGGCTCCTGCTCATCGGCCACAGCGTGGGAGGCCAGCTGCTGGGCCTCGCCCCCAACGCGAACGAGGTCTCCGCGATGCTCCACGTCGCGGCGGGCTCCGGCTACTACAAGCTGTTCCCCCAGCGGCTGCGCATGGCCCTCAACTGGCGCGTCATCGCCCCCACGCTGATTCGCGCCTTCGGCAAGCTGCCCGGCTGGGCCGGCACCGCCGAGGACCTGCCCGCCGGCGTCGCGGAGCAGTGGGCCCGCTGGTGCCTGTCCCCCCAATACCTCATGAGCGAGGGCGGGGAGACGCGGCGTGAGGCCTACGCGTCGCTGTACCTGCCACTGCGCGCCTACAGCTTCTCGGACGACCCCATCGCCTCCAAGGCCGCCGTCTCGCACCTGCTGGACTTCTACGCGGACGCCCTCGTCGAGCACCGCCACGTCACGCCCAGGCAGGTGGGAGGCCAGCCCATCGGACACTTCGGCTTCTTCCGGGAGACCTTCCGCCAGACGCTGTGGGAGGACGCCGTCGAGTGGCTCGCACACCAGGCACTCACGGTTCGGCCGGTGAAGGCCGCGTGAAGTAGAACCCCGGGTCCATGGACCTGGAGCTCAGAGGCAAAGTGGCCCTCGTCACCGGCAGCAGCCGGGGCATCGGCCGGGCCACCGCGGCGGCGCTCGCCCGCGAGGGCGTGAAGGTGTGTCTCTCCGCGCGCGGCGTGGAGACGCTGGAGGCGACCGCCACCGCGCTGCGCGCCACCGGCGCGGAAGTGGCCACCGTCGTCGCGGACGTGGCCACCCAGGCCGGCGCGGTGGCGGCGGTGGACGCGGCGATTGCCGCCTTCGGCACGCTGGACATCCTCGTCAACAACGTGGGCGGCAGCGGCGGCGCGGGCGCCTTCGACACCGCCACGGGCGAGCAGTGGACCGCCGTCCTCGACAGGAACCTCCTGTCCGCCGTCTGGTGCAGCCAGCGCGCGGTGGAGCACATGCGCCAGCACGGCGGCGGCACCATCATCCACATCAACTCCATCTTCGGCCGCGAGTACGCCACCAGCGCGCCCTACACCACCGCCAAGGCGGGCCTCACGGCCCTCACCAAGGAGATGGCGGTGGACCTGGCCCGTCACCACATCCGCGTCAACGGCGTGGCCCCCGGCTCCATCCTCTTCCCCGGCGGCAGCTGGGACAAACGCCAGCAGGCGGACCCGGAGAAGGTGGCGAAGCTGGTGCGCGACGAGCTGCCCTGGGGGCGCTTCGGCACGCCCGAGGAGGTGGCGGACGTGGTGGCCTTCCTCTGCTCGGCCCGCGCCCGGTGGGTGACGGGGGCCACCCTCCCCGTGGATGGTGGACAGGGCCGCGCCTTCTGACGGGGCGCCGAGCACGCCCCGTGCTATGAGGCCGGCCGCCACCGCTTGGGATTGGGATTGAGCGCTTGCTGAAGCTCTACAAGAAGGAAGGCGGAAGCCTTCGCTACTGGGAAGCCTGGGTCCACGAACGCGTGCTCACCCTGCATTGGGGCACCGTGGGCGAGGTCGGCGAGCAGAAGGAGCTGCCGCTGCCCCCCGAGGAGGAGGACCCGGAGCTGGCCCTCGCCGAGGCCGCCGGCCCCTTCGTCGAGGAGGGCTACGACGAGCCCGACCCCGACGCCATGCACTCCCTCGTCGTCCAGTACGCCGTCCAGGGCCAGGGCACCGGCCATGACCTGGAGAAGCGCGTCGCCGTGGAGGAGCTGCTCACCGACGCGCTGGGCTGGACGGGCAACGGCGAGGTGGAGGGCGGCGAGCTGCGCGACGGCCTGCTGCGCGTCCACTGCCGGGTGATGGACGTGGACGCCGCCGTGCGCGCCGTGGAGGTGGCGCTCGACTCCGAGGACCTCATCGACGGCGCCACCGCGTGGGTGGCGCGCGACGACGAGGCGCCCCGGCTCGTCTGGACCGCCCCTGGGCCCCGGGGCTGAAGGCCCGGCGCCCCGGCTACGGCACCATCGTCGCGAGCGGAGCGCTCACCCCTTCGACGAAGCGGCGGCTGTCGTTCGGCTGGTCCGGACGACGGCCCCGGTCCAGCTCGTCACGGTCGTACATGCCGTCCTCGTCCTGGTCCACGCCGATGCGCCACTCGCTGCCCGAGGGGACCACGGTGAAGGTCAGCTCGGCGCCGGCCGCCGCGCTGGCCAGCAGGAGGAAGGCGTTCACCCGCTCCGAGGCGCGGTCCGATTGGAACTGGCCGTTGCCCAGGTACGTGTAGCCTCGCGCCAGCCCCATCCGGCGGCCCTTCACCACCAGGCCCACCTTGCCGCTGTCCGCCAGCGACATGAAGCGCAGCGCGCGCGCCAGCTCCGCCGGCGTCACGTCCGCCAGCGTCACCTGCTGCCCCACCGCCGCGTGCGAGTCCTTGCTGTCCGGACCGGGCGGCAGGTACATGTCCGTCAACGAGCCCCGGGGCAGGTCGCCACCGGAGAAGGACAAGATCAGCGCGACGATGTCCGCGACCTGCTGGTCGTTCTCCGGGTTGAAGGGGGGCTCCGTGACGAACCGCGCGATGGAGTCCACGCTGCCGTCATGCAGGAAGCTGAAGCCGGACAGGCTCTCCTTCTGGCTCAGCTCCATGCCCACCTTCTCGTAGAGGTTGCGCAGCTGCGGCACCTTGAGGGAGACGTTGGTGCTGCCGTCGGTGGACGCCAGCGCGTGACGCGTCTCGCCCATGGGGCCCGTGGGGAGCGCCAGCCACTTGGAGCCATCCCACGTCATGTCCACCGCGAGGCCCGTGGGGAAGGTGTGGCAGGTGTTGCACGCGAACAGGCCCATGGCCAGCAGGCTCGGCGGGCGGAACAGCTCCATGCCCCGCTGGGCGTTGCCGTTGGGCAGGGGCTGGCCCGCGGGCCCGAAGCGGCCCGTGGTGTAGTGGCCGGGCAGCGGCAGGTCCCGAGGCAGCGAGTTGTCCAGGTTGCGGAAGGGGTTGGGCGGGAAGGTCAGCGTGGCGAGGAAGGAGCGCAGCTCCGCCATCTCCTTCGGCGTCAGCTGCGTGTCGTCGCCCTGCAACCCCACGAAGGCCGGGTTGAACTCCTCGAGGCTCGCGCGGTCGCCGCGCCAGTGCAGCGGCTCCTTGCCGATGATGTCCTGGAGCGTCTGCGTCGTCATGGGGCCCTTCATCGGGTGGAACGGCTCGAACGGCGGCATCGGCAGGCCCATGCCCAGGTTCTGCCCCTCCAGCGACTTCACCTCGCCCGCGGGGTCGCCCAGGTCCCACGCCAGCCGGTCCATGCGCGCGTCGATGTGGCAGGACGCGCAGGACACGTGCCCCAGGCCGGACGTCTTGTGCGTGTCGTACAGGTGCTTGCGCCCCGCCTTGATGGCGACCGGGGACGGGTCGAAGAAGGCCACCCGGGACAGCTCGCGCAGCCGGTCCGCGCTCACCACGGAGATGCTCGCCGCGAAGCGGTTGAGGACATAGAGCCGCTCACGCCCCGCGTCGTAGACGATGCCGGTGGGGCCCTCGCCCACGTCCACCTGACCCAGCCGCGCGCCGTTGGGCGCCACCGCCACCACGTTGTTGGAGCCCATGCCCGTCACGAAGGCGCGCGTGCCCCGCGCGTTCCAGGCGACGCCGCGCGGGTCTCCCACCGACAGGTCGCGCAGCGCCTGGGGC
The genomic region above belongs to Myxococcus stipitatus and contains:
- a CDS encoding YncE family protein, with the protein product MNWEDPHVHPLELTPDGNLLLAVNTADNRLLVFDVAERNGPRLVSSIPVGLDPVSVRARSNSEAWVVNHISDSVSIVDLRRGVVTATVYTDDEPADVVFAGRPERAFITCSQVNRVLVVDPRRPDAAPRRLTLKGEDPRALAVSPDGRFVYAAIFESGNGTTLLGGGLTIPDAFPPNVVSDPRGPYGGVNPPPNAGTTFFPALNPENPPPPPVGLIVRKDDRGRWMDDNRGDWTDLVSGPNASASGRRVGWDLPDRDLAIIDTASLDVSYVSRLMNLNMALAVHPSGSVTVVGTDAHNEVRFEPNVNGRFVRVLMASVDPRRPSSRSIHDLNPHLDYTTPTVPQALRDLSVGDPRGVAWNARGTRAFVTGMGSNNVVAVAPNGARLGQVDVGEGPTGIVYDAGRERLYVLNRFAASISVVSADRLRELSRVAFFDPSPVAIKAGRKHLYDTHKTSGLGHVSCASCHIDARMDRLAWDLGDPAGEVKSLEGQNLGMGLPMPPFEPFHPMKGPMTTQTLQDIIGKEPLHWRGDRASLEEFNPAFVGLQGDDTQLTPKEMAELRSFLATLTFPPNPFRNLDNSLPRDLPLPGHYTTGRFGPAGQPLPNGNAQRGMELFRPPSLLAMGLFACNTCHTFPTGLAVDMTWDGSKWLALPTGPMGETRHALASTDGSTNVSLKVPQLRNLYEKVGMELSQKESLSGFSFLHDGSVDSIARFVTEPPFNPENDQQVADIVALILSFSGGDLPRGSLTDMYLPPGPDSKDSHAAVGQQVTLADVTPAELARALRFMSLADSGKVGLVVKGRRMGLARGYTYLGNGQFQSDRASERVNAFLLLASAAAGAELTFTVVPSGSEWRIGVDQDEDGMYDRDELDRGRRPDQPNDSRRFVEGVSAPLATMVP
- a CDS encoding alpha/beta fold hydrolase; protein product: MSHATVLEHNVAPLPRDLSRDERLTVSTADTNPGLDFPIRALDGYALSGKLFPHEGAEVGAVALITSATGARQRYYARFAAFLARRGFPTITYDYRGIGGSRPEKLEGFAARMEDWGSQDLAGAIATVRERFPRRRLLLIGHSVGGQLLGLAPNANEVSAMLHVAAGSGYYKLFPQRLRMALNWRVIAPTLIRAFGKLPGWAGTAEDLPAGVAEQWARWCLSPQYLMSEGGETRREAYASLYLPLRAYSFSDDPIASKAAVSHLLDFYADALVEHRHVTPRQVGGQPIGHFGFFRETFRQTLWEDAVEWLAHQALTVRPVKAA
- a CDS encoding SDR family NAD(P)-dependent oxidoreductase → MDLELRGKVALVTGSSRGIGRATAAALAREGVKVCLSARGVETLEATATALRATGAEVATVVADVATQAGAVAAVDAAIAAFGTLDILVNNVGGSGGAGAFDTATGEQWTAVLDRNLLSAVWCSQRAVEHMRQHGGGTIIHINSIFGREYATSAPYTTAKAGLTALTKEMAVDLARHHIRVNGVAPGSILFPGGSWDKRQQADPEKVAKLVRDELPWGRFGTPEEVADVVAFLCSARARWVTGATLPVDGGQGRAF